The stretch of DNA GTACCAGACGGCGCAGTACCAGGGGAAAAAGGGGACCTTCATGCTCTCCAGCCGCGGCTGCCCCTATCGCTGCACCTTCTGCCTGTGGCCGGGGACGATGGTGGGGCGCGACTTCCGTGCCCGCGACCCGGAGTCGGTGGTCGACGAGATGGAGTACCTCGTGCGCCAGCACGGCGTCGACGACATCTACTTCGACGACGACACCATGACCATCGATCGGGAGCGGCTCCTGCGGATCTGCCGGCTGATCCAGGAGCGCGACCTGAAAGTCCACTGGATCTCCATGGGGCGCGTCGACACGGTGGACGATGAGCTGCTCAGTGAGATGCGCAAGGCCGGGTGCGACAACCTGTACCTCGGGGTCGAGTCGGGATCGCAGGAGATCCTCAATCGCCTGAAGAAAGGGATCACGCTCGATCAGGTCGTGAAGGCCTTCCAGGCGGCGCGGCGCGCCGGCATCAAGACCCAGGCCTTCTTCATGCTGGGCGGACCGGGAGAGACGAAGGAGACCTTGAAGGAGACCATCGACTTCGCCGTGAAGCTGGATCCCGACAACGCTCAGTTCGCCGCCGCGGTGCCCTATCCCGGCACCGAGATGTACGAAGAGTCGCTGCGCAAGGGCTATCTGCGGGCCACCAGCTGGGAGGACTACGCCGCCAAGGACATCGTCCTGGAGACCGAGACCCTGTCGCGCCTGGACCTCGAGAAGGCCCGGCTCGAAGCCTACCGGCGCTTCTACCTGCGCCCTCGCTTCATCATGCGCACGGCGTCACGGCTGACCAGCACGCGCGAGTTCCGGCGCGTCTGGCGGGGCACCGTCTCCATCGTGAGTCGGCTGCTCTACTTCTCCAAGAACGTCCGCCGCAAGACGCGCTCCACGACGCGCGGCGCCCTGGAATCGGCGTGAGATGACCGTTTGCTACTGGGGGACCTACGACCGCGATTATCCGCGCAACCGCATTCTCATCCAGGGGCTGCGCGCCAACCAGGTCGTGGTCCGCGAGATGCACGCGCCGCTGTGGGGATCCACCGCCGAAAAGGTGCGGCGCGCGCGCGGCCGTTGGCTGGGCCCCGGCCTGGTATTGCGGGCGGCCTGGGCCTACCTGCGCCTCGGCGCCCGGTTCCTTGCATCACCCCGCCCTGATTTCCTGTTCGTCGGCTATTCGGGGCATTTCGACGTCTTTCCCGCCTGGGTCCTCAGCCGCGTCCGCCGGGTCCCCCTGGTCTTCGACGCGTTCCTGTCGCTGTACGACTCTCTGGTCCTCGACCGCGGCGCGCTGGCGCCGCGCGGTCTCAAGGCGCGGGCCCTCGCTTGGGTGGACCGCTGGTCCTGCCGCCTGGCGGACCGGGTCCTCCTCGACACCAGCGCGCATCGTGAGTTCTTCTGCCGGCAGTTCGGCGTGCCTCCGGAAAAATTCTGGATTCTGCCGATCGGGGCCGACGACACCGTGTTCACCCCCGCCGCGGAACCTCCCGGCAACGGACATCAACCGCCGACGGTGCTGCACTTCGGGCGCTACATTCCGCTGCACGGTATGGAAACGGTGGTGCGGGCCGCGGCGCTGCTGGAGGAATCCGGCGAGCCCTGCCGGTTTCTGCTGGTGGGAGACGGAGAGGAGCGGCCGCGCATCGAGGCTCTGGCGCACGAGCTCGGGCTGCGCAGCGTGGAGTTCGTCGGGAGCCAGTCCCCGGAGATGCTGGCCGAGACGGTACGGCGCTCGGATCTCTGCCTCGGAATCTTCGGCACCACCGGGAAAGCCGCCCGCGTCGTGCCCAACAAGGTTTACGAGGCGATGGCTTCCGGCAAGCCGATCCTGACCGCCGATTCGCCGGCGGCGCGCGAGATGCTCACCGACGGGGTCGACTGCCTGCTGTGCGAGAGCGGCAATCCGCAGAGCCTTGCAGACGCCATCCGGCGGGCCCGCTCCGACCTCGAGCTGGCGAATCGACTGGGGAGCAATGCGCGGCGCCGCTTCGAGCTGTGCGCCGCTCCCGCCGTGATCGGACAGACCCTGGCGCGAAACCTGCAGGTCCTGGGAGGGGCGCATGCCGCTTCTTGATCCGGGGGCGGCGCGCGAGAAGCGCTGGGTCGTGGGGCTCCTGATACTGGCCCTGATGCTGCGCCTCGGCTTCGTGTTGATGCAGCCGTCGGGATTCTATTTCTTCGATTCGGTGGAGTTCGATCGGGCCGCCCGCACGCTGCTGGATCTGGGCCGCTTCCACCACTCCTACGAGCACCTGCCCGGATATCCGATCTTCATGGCGGGAGTCTACGCGCTGTTCGGCCGCGAGGTGCTGCCGCTGCGGCTGGTGCAGGCGCTGCTTTCCACCGGCCTTTGCGCGCTGATCTGGCTGCTCGGCCGGCGGCTGTTCGGCCGCCGAGCGGGGCTGTTGGCGCTGGCCCTGTGCGTTTTCTTCCCGGTACAGATCGTCCTGCCCGGGATCGAGTACCCGCTGGTCGTGGGGAGCCTGGCGATATGGGGGGGGCTGACGCTGCAGGCGCTGCGCTCCGGGGAGCCGCGGCGCGACTTCATCTGCCTGGCCGGCGCGGGCGTCCTGATCGGAGCAGCCTGCCTGACGTTCGAGGCCGGATGGGCCGCGGCCGTGTTCATGGGTTTCTGGCTGCTGATGGAAGGCGGTACCCTGAAGCGACGGGCCGGAGCCTCAGCGGTGTTCACGGCGGCGGTGCTGGTCACCGCGATTCCCTTCCTGGTGGGCATGGCCGAGTCGGACGACTTCCGGCCGGTGCTCAAGCGGGCGGGGGTCCATCTGCCGGCCGCCCCCGACAGCGACGCGCCCCTTTCGCAGGGAAACGGCACGAACCTGGTGGAGGCCAAGCTCACGGCGATGGCCGAACGACCCGGGTTCACTTTGAAGCACATCGCTTCCGAGTTCGTGCGCTTCTGGAACCCCTATCCCGACCGGCTTTGGGCGGCGAGCGCCGGATTTCGCGAGAAAGCGCACCGCGAGGACGCGCGCATGCGCCTCCAGAATCCTCTCGTCACCAATCGGAAGAAGCTTCTCTATGCCGCGGGCTTCTCCGTCCTGCTCGCGGGAGCGGCGCTCGGCGCTTTCATGGCCCGCCGCAAGGTGGTCGGCTGGGGCTTCCTGGCAGGGTGGCCGGTTGCCCTGGGTTTGGCTTACGCTCCTTTCTTCACCCAGATGCGTTATCGCATTCCCGCCGATCCGGCTTTTTTCCTGCTGGCCGCCTATGCGGCGGATCAACTCTTGGAAGGAGAGCTCGTGAACGCCCTACGATCCCTGCCCGCCGCCCTCTGGGAAGGCTGGAAGCGGGTGGCCCTGAAAATCGCCCTGGTCCAGACGTTCCTCCTCCTGGCCCTGCTGTTCGGCCTGGTCCTGGGCCCCCTCTCCCTGTTGATGAAGCTGTTCCGCAAGGATCCCATGGAAGGGGTCGTGCAGGGGTCGTCCTTCTGGGTGGTC from Candidatus Polarisedimenticolia bacterium encodes:
- a CDS encoding radical SAM protein, which encodes MFKALVTNPPWPGDGYGARSSVRWPHKRKDKKLEFPIFLAYTVALLKEKGVETVFLDGVCDELDIERYAAEVARIAPDFIAMECSTPSIDHDLQSIRRIKELRPQTFVALMGSHATYYHQELLREHPEIGAIIRGEFEVTVREVALALRAGSNLEKVAGVTWRGEGGIRVNPDRPFEGDLDRWPYPDRESILMEKYQTAQYQGKKGTFMLSSRGCPYRCTFCLWPGTMVGRDFRARDPESVVDEMEYLVRQHGVDDIYFDDDTMTIDRERLLRICRLIQERDLKVHWISMGRVDTVDDELLSEMRKAGCDNLYLGVESGSQEILNRLKKGITLDQVVKAFQAARRAGIKTQAFFMLGGPGETKETLKETIDFAVKLDPDNAQFAAAVPYPGTEMYEESLRKGYLRATSWEDYAAKDIVLETETLSRLDLEKARLEAYRRFYLRPRFIMRTASRLTSTREFRRVWRGTVSIVSRLLYFSKNVRRKTRSTTRGALESA
- a CDS encoding glycosyltransferase family 4 protein, which gives rise to MTVCYWGTYDRDYPRNRILIQGLRANQVVVREMHAPLWGSTAEKVRRARGRWLGPGLVLRAAWAYLRLGARFLASPRPDFLFVGYSGHFDVFPAWVLSRVRRVPLVFDAFLSLYDSLVLDRGALAPRGLKARALAWVDRWSCRLADRVLLDTSAHREFFCRQFGVPPEKFWILPIGADDTVFTPAAEPPGNGHQPPTVLHFGRYIPLHGMETVVRAAALLEESGEPCRFLLVGDGEERPRIEALAHELGLRSVEFVGSQSPEMLAETVRRSDLCLGIFGTTGKAARVVPNKVYEAMASGKPILTADSPAAREMLTDGVDCLLCESGNPQSLADAIRRARSDLELANRLGSNARRRFELCAAPAVIGQTLARNLQVLGGAHAAS
- a CDS encoding glycosyltransferase family 39 protein encodes the protein MPLLDPGAAREKRWVVGLLILALMLRLGFVLMQPSGFYFFDSVEFDRAARTLLDLGRFHHSYEHLPGYPIFMAGVYALFGREVLPLRLVQALLSTGLCALIWLLGRRLFGRRAGLLALALCVFFPVQIVLPGIEYPLVVGSLAIWGGLTLQALRSGEPRRDFICLAGAGVLIGAACLTFEAGWAAAVFMGFWLLMEGGTLKRRAGASAVFTAAVLVTAIPFLVGMAESDDFRPVLKRAGVHLPAAPDSDAPLSQGNGTNLVEAKLTAMAERPGFTLKHIASEFVRFWNPYPDRLWAASAGFREKAHREDARMRLQNPLVTNRKKLLYAAGFSVLLAGAALGAFMARRKVVGWGFLAGWPVALGLAYAPFFTQMRYRIPADPAFFLLAAYAADQLLEGELVNALRSLPAALWEGWKRVALKIALVQTFLLLALLFGLVLGPLSLLMKLFRKDPMEGVVQGSSFWVVREKTSEGLQECLRQF